CCTCGTCCAGGCACGGAAGCACTGAGCGCGGGGATCCGCCAGCGCTTTGACGCTTGCCCTGCCACACAAGGCATTGCTCACGACTGTATACCCGTGGCGGCTGAGGCATTTTCCTGACGTTATTCCGACTTTGGCCCAGATTAAGCCGCCGAAGCGTCATTGAGCCGTCAAATCGCCAACCTATGTAGGAGGGACTGAGCCAACAGCACGGAGGTGGCAAATGAGCGAGAGGACGATGCTTGACGAGCTTTTGGGCGATCCGATGACCAGGCTTGTGATGGCGCGCGACCAGGTGAATCCCGACGCGCTGCGCCGCATGCTGATGGAACGCGCACGTCCTCGCGCCGCGAACAGCGACGTTCCGGCCGCGCATGTCATCAGTCAGGTCTGTTGCATGCATTCTCCCCTCATGACCGAATGCCGGTGCTGACCGGCAGCAATCGGGCGTTCAGCCAAATTCGAACCACGAGAGCCACTGCGCGATGTGCCTGCCGGAAGGGGCGCCCACACAGCTGCAATGCTCAAGACTTGCATCCGCTGATCTGAAGACCGCCTGACCGCCATCCCCTGTGGTGGTGGCGGCGCGGAAATGCACGTTCACCGGCGGCTCGCGCTCCCGCGCGACGCTGCGGCGCCTTGCTGCGGCGAGCCGGATGTTCGCCGCATGCCGTCTGTCCGGCTCGGCGACCGCAGGCTCTTTAGCTCGCCGATCCCGCGATCAACGATCGATCAACTTCTGCTTGTGAACCATCCGTGCCCGCCGGACCCTGACCGGACGGCCGCAGGTCTTTTTCGCGCCAGTTTGAGCCAGCGCAAATTAGCACCCGCTGTTTCCCGCTATTCAGGCTGCAACGGCTGACGCCGTCGTCTGAAGAAAGGAACGAATTCCATGAAATCCCTCGCTTACGCCGCCGCCATGGTGTCCCTCCTCGCCATGGTTACAGGGGCATCGGCGGAAGAGCACGTCGTGCACATGCTGAACAAGGGCCAGAAAGGCGCGATGGTCTTCGAGCCCGATCTCGTGAAGGCGGCGCCCGGCGACACGATCAAGTTCGTGCCGACCGACAAGTCGCACAACGCCGAGGTGATCAAAGGAATGATCCCCGAGGGTGCAGAGCCCTTCAAAGGCAAGATAAACGAGGAGTTCTCCGTCACCATGCAGCAGGAGGGCGTCTACGGCATTAAATGCACACCGCACTACGGCATGGGAATGGTCGCGCTGGTGGTCGTCGGTAACCCGGCCAACATCGAGGAAGCAAAAGCGGTCAAGCAGCCGGGCAAGGCCAAGGCGGTCTTCGCCGAGCTGTTTGGGCAGGCGGTCGCGGCCAACTAGCCTCCGCTTTCATGCGATGCGGAGGCGGATCGGGCGGGCCGGGGGGCCGCCCGATCCAACTTGTTAGTGGAGTTTCCCATGGCCGTTCCAAGACTGAGATCCTACGAGGGACCGGCGTTCCTGTCCTACGGGTTCCGCCCGTTCTTCCTGCTCGGTTCCGCCTATGCGGGCCTGTCGATCCTTTTCTGGCTGCCGGCCTATTCCGGCCATGTGGAAACGTTCAGCCTGTTCGCGCCAGTCGACTGGCATGTCCACGAGATGCTGTTCGGCTATCTGGCTGCGGTCGTGACCGGTTTCCTGCTGACCGCGATTCCGAACTGGACCGGGCGGCTGCCGGTCCTCGGGTTGCCGCTCCTCGGTCTGATGTCGCTCTGGATTGCCGGCCGCTTCGCCGTCTTCTTCTCCGACCTGCTCGGATGGCAACTCACCGCGATCATCGACTGCGCATTTCTGGCGGCGGTCGGCGCGGCGGCGGCTCGCGAGATCATATCCGGACGGAACTGGCGCAACTTGAAAGTGCTCGTCCCGCTGGCGGTGCTGCTCGCCGCAAACATCTGCTTCCATGTCGAAGCGCATCTGTACGGGATGTCGGACGCAAGCAGGCGACTGGGCATCGGCGCGGCGATCCTGCTGATCATGATCATCGGCGGGCGCATTATCCCGAGCTTTACCCGGAACTGGCTCGCACGCGAAAATCCTGGGCGGCTTCCCGCACCCTTCGGCCGCTTCGATATGGTTTCGCTGGCGGTCTCCGCAGGCGCGCTGCTGGCGTGGACCGCTCTGCCCGACAGCGTCGGCTCGGCCGCGCTGCTCGCGGTCGCCGGAGCCCTGCAGGCAGCACGGCTGGCGCGCTGGGCGGGGGATCGCACGGTTGCCGACCCGCTCGTCCTCATTCTTCATCTCGCCTACGCGTTCATCCCCGTCGGCATGCTGCTGATCGCGCTGGCGATCGTGCTGCCGTCCACGGTGCCGGCAGCGGCTGGCATCCATGCGCTCGGTGGCGGCGCCATCGGCGCGATGACGCTCGCCGTCATGGTAAGGGCAACGCTCGGGCACACCGGGCGCGCATTGCAGGCGGGGCGGGCGGGTATGTTCGTCTTCGCGGCGGTGCTCCTTGGCGGCCTGGTGCGGATCGCCGCAGCCTTCGTCCCTGACCCCTTGCTCATACAGCTCGCCGGCGTCGCGTGGGCCGCGGCCTTCCTCGGCTACGCCGTCGCCTTTGCTGCGGCGCTGACACAGCCGCGGGCCATCTGAACGCGGCGGCGCCCGTCCGCTCACCACACCGTAGCAACGAACCCACGGCGGCCGCCGGGCATACGTCCCGTCGGCCGCCGCGGCGCGTCATATCTTGTCCAAAATGTCGCAGCCCGCGAGGCCCGCTCTTTGCTCCCGCGCAAAGAGGCGCGGCCCCAGCACGCCTACCTTCATTCTCGCAAATAGACGTCGTCACAAGGAGACGAACAATGTTGACGAGACGCGAAGCCCTCATCGGAGCAGCCATGACGGCTGCCGCGGCGGCCGCGATACCATCACTGCCGACGATGGCGAATGCGGCTGAGGTTGCCGGATTGCCACGCCAGAAGGTGGCGCTTGTCGCTCCGCCCTTTGTCCACGAACACGAGCAGGTCGCGACCGGCGGCCCGAAGGTGGTCGAGTTCACCATGACCATCGAGGAGAAGCCTGTGGTCATCGACGACGAAGGGACCACCCTCAGGGGCATGACCTTCAACGGCTCGATCCCGGGCCCGATGATGGTCGTCCATGAAGGCGACTACCTGGAACTGACGCTGGTCAACCCCGAGACCAACGAAATGCCGCACAACATCGACTTCCATGCCGCCACCGGCGCGCTGGGCGGCGGCGCGCTGACCCACGTCAATCCCGGCGAGCAGGTGACGCTCCGCTTCAAGGCGACCCGCAGCGGCACCTTCGTCTACCACTGCGCGCCGGAAGGCATGATCCCCTGGCACGTGGTGTCGGGCATGAGCGGAACGGTCATGGTGCTCCCCCGCGACGGCCTGAAGAACGAAAGGGGCGAACTGGTCCGCTACGACCGCATCTACTATGTCGGCGAGAACGAGTTTTACATCCCGCGCGACGAGGCCGGGAGCTACAAGAGCTACGAGTCGCTCGGCGAGAGCTATGCGGATACGCTCGTCGCGATGAGGGGCCTCATTCCGACCCACGTCGTCTTCAACGGCAAGGTCGGCGCGCTCACCGGCGAGAGAGCCATGAAGGCCAAAGTGGGCGAAACGGTGCTGATCGTCCATTCACAGGCCAACCGCGATACGCGGCCGCACCTGATCGGCGGGCATGGGGACTATGTGTGGGAAGAAGGCAAGTTCGCCAACCCGCCCGCCAAGGACCTCGAGACCTGGTTCATCCGCGGCGGCTCGGCGGGGGCGGCGCTCTACACCTTCCTGCAGCCCGGCGTCTACGCCTACGTCAACCACAACCTGATCGAGGCAGCTGAGCTGGGCGCCACAGCGCACTTCACCGTGGAAGGCGAGTGGAACGACGACCTGATGAAGCAGGTCGAGGCGCCGCGGCCCATCGTATCGAACTGAGCTGCTGCCTAAAAACGCGGCCCGTCGAAGCGTCGCCGGGCCGCGCTCTTTTCCACGGAGGACAGGTTATGCCATTGCTGACGTACAAACTCATCGGCAGCCTGGCCGGAGCGATGGCCGTTTCAGCCGCGGCGCTGGGGCTCGAGGATCTTGCTCCGACCGCTTGGCACCGCGCGAACGATACCGTGCCCGTCCGGACGACGACCCTTGCACCGGGCTCCTTCATGCATCCGCAGCAGGGCGAGTTTCTCCGCCAGGGTCGTCCAGCGCCGGCGCCGCTCGTCGAGGTCGTGATCGACAGGCCGCTGGAGATCATGACCTACCAGGTAAGCCTTGATGACTATGCGCGCTGCGTCGATGACGGCGCATGCGATCCGGCAGATGCGCGGGGCGCCGGCGACGCACCGGTAACCGGCGTCAGCTTTCTCGACGCGACCGCCTATGCCGCCTGGTATTCGGAGCAAACCGGCAATGCCTGGCGTCTGCCCACGGACGAGGAGTGGGCCTTCGCTGCCGGCGACCGTTTCCGTGCCGACATGGAGCCTCTGGAGGAGGATCCGGAGAATCCCGCCAGGGCGTGGCTTTCAAGCTACCAGCGGGAAGTCGACCTTGCGCGCAAGCCGGACCCGAAGGCGCGACCGCGCGGCGCCTTCGGGATGAACGAAAAAGGCGTCGCCGACGTGGCCGGCAATGTTTGGGAATGGACGTCGACCTGCTACCGGCGAAGCACGATCGCCGCAGACGGCGGGGCGGTGAAGACATCGATCGACAATTGCGGCGTGCACGTCGTCGAGGGCTTTCACCGCACCTACATGTCGAACTTCATCCGCGACGGGAAGAGCGGCGGATGCGCCATCGGCCTGCCGCCGGACAACCTCGGCTTCCGGCTTGTGCGCGGGTAGCGCGCCGGTGCAACAGGCCCGCCGGCGTGCTCAGCGGTAGGTTTCGACCAACTGCTGCAGGTCGCGCAGCTCCGAGGTCTGGGGCAGCTGCTCGCCACGGAACTCCGGCGGAACCTGCCAACCCGGTTCGATGCCCTCCATGTTCGGCAGCTCGTGCGCAATGCCCTTGTGGCAGTCGATGCATGTCGCTTCGCCGGTCAGCAGATAGCGCGTGTGGATGGCCGCGGCGCGCTCGGTCTGCTTCGACAGGTCCATGGCGACCGACGAGTGGCAGTTGCGGCATTCGAGGCTGTCATTGGCCTTGAGGCGCGCCCATTCGTGCTTGGCGAGTTCAAGGCGCTTGTCGAGGAACTTCCTGCGCGTGTCGATGGTGCCGAAGATCTTGCCCCAGACCTCCTTCGACGCCTGCATCTTGCGGGCTATCTTGTCCGTCCATTCATGCGGCACATGACAATCTGGGCAGGATGCGCGCACGCCGGAGCGGTTCGAGAAATGTACCGTGCGGGTAAGCTCCTGGTAGACGTTGTTCTCCATCTCATGGCACGAGATGCAGAAGGTCTCCGTGTTGGTGATCTCCAGCGCCGTGTTGAAGGCGCCCCAGAACAGCACGCCGCCCACGAAGCCGCCAAGCGTGAGGAAGGCCAGGCTGAGTGTGGCCGCGGGCGTGGTGAGGACGCGCCACACCCAGGCGAGAAGGCTCTTGATCCGCCCCATGGCCTATTTGTCCCCTGCGTGGCCGACGCCCATCTCGCTCATGTCCCTGAAGGTGTTGTCGATCGGCGGCTTTGCGTTTGCCTGGGGCACATGGCAGGCCGTGCAGAAGTAGCGGCGAGGCGAGACATCGGCCAGCATCTGACCATCGCGCGTCAAGTAATGGGTCACGCTGATCATCGGCGCCCCCGAGCTTTCGGTGAACTCCCGCTTGTGGCACGACAGGCACCGGTTGGCGTTGACCGAGAGCTGGTAGCCCTCGATCGAATGCGGAATGACCGGCGGTTGGTCCGGGTAGGCGCGCATCTTGCGCACGTCGTCCACCACCCACTTCGGCAAGGGTTTGGCAGCCGGCGTCTCTGTGTAGGGCACGTCACCCATAATGGCCGACCCCATCTCGGCAAGCGCTGCCGAGACTCCAAGGACTGCGACGACAGCGAACGTTCCAGCGAGAACGCGCCGCTTCATACGGAAACGATCTTGACTGCGCATTTCTTGAAATCCGTCTGTTTGGAAATGGGATCGGTGGCGTCGAGGGTAACCTTGTTGATGAGTTGGCTGGCGTCGAACCAGGGGACGAAGATCACGCCCTTCGGCATACGGTTGCGGCCGCGCGTCTCCAGGCGCGTGCGGATCTCGCCTCGCCGCGAGATGACCCTTATCTCAGCGCCCTGGTTGAGACGGCGGTCGCGCGCGTCGTCGGCGTTCATGAAGCAGACCGCTTCCGGAAACGCCTTGTAGAGTTCGGGGACCCGCATGGTCATCGAGCCGGAATGCCAGTGCTCCAGCACACGGCCGGTCACCAGCCACAAATCGTATTCCTCGTCGGGGGATTCAGCGGGCGGCTCGTAGGGGAGGGCGACGATCTTCGCCTTCCCGTCAGCATTGCCGTAGAACCTCACGCTTTCGCCGGGTTTCACATAGGGGTCGTAGCCCTCTCGGAAGCGCCACAGCGTTTCCTTGCCGTCGACGACCGGCCATCGCAGTCCACGCACCTCGTGGTACACGTCGTAGGGCGCGAGGTCGTGGCCGTGTCCCCGCCCGAACGAGGCGTATTCCTCGAAGAGGCCCTTCTGGAGGTAGAAGCCAAAGGCCTTCGCCTCGTGGTTCGCGTATTCCGCGTCGATCTCGGCGGCGGGGAACTGGTCCACGTTGCCATTCTTGAACAGCACGTCGAATAGTGTCTTCCCGCGATAATCCGGGTTGGCGTCGAGGATCTCCGCCGGCCAGACCTCGTCGGTGGTGAAGCGCCTGGAGAACTCGGCCAGTTGCCACAGATCGGAGCGCGATTCGCCGGGCGCGTCCACAAGCTGATGCCAGACATGCGTGCGCCGTTCGGCATTGCCGTAGGCACCTTCCTTTTCGACCCACATCGCGGTCGGCAAGATCAGGTCGGCATTGACTGCGGTGAGCGTCGGATAGGCGTCCGACACCACGATGAAGTTGTCCGGGTTGCGGTAGCCCGGATATGTTTCGTTGGCTGTATTGGGCGCCGCCTGCAGGTTGTTGTTGACCTGGATCCAGTACCAGTTGAGCTTGCCGTCCTTGAGCATGCGATCCTGCTCGACGGCGTGGTAGCCGGGCTTCTCCGGCAGCAGGCCGAGCGGCACCTTCCAGATCTCCTCCGCGCGCTTGCGGTGATCGGGATTGGTCACCATCATGTCGGCGGGCAGCCGATGGGCAAAGGTGCCGACCTCGCGCGCCGTGCCGCAGGCGGAGGGCTGGCCGGTCAGCGAGAACGGGCTGTTGCCGGGCTCGGAGATCTTTCCGGTCAGGAGGTGGATGTTGTAGAGCAACTGGTTCGCCCAGACGCCCCGCACATGCTGGTTGAACCCCATGGTCCAGAGCGACATGACTTTCTTCGCCGGATCCGCATAGAGCTCCGCCAGATCCTCCAGGAAGCCGGCCTCCACTCCGCTGATCTCGGAGACCTTCTCCAGCGTGTACTCGGAGACGAATTGCTTGTAGGCCTCGAAGTCGCTCGGTTCGGTC
This portion of the Mesorhizobium shangrilense genome encodes:
- a CDS encoding pseudoazurin, whose protein sequence is MKSLAYAAAMVSLLAMVTGASAEEHVVHMLNKGQKGAMVFEPDLVKAAPGDTIKFVPTDKSHNAEVIKGMIPEGAEPFKGKINEEFSVTMQQEGVYGIKCTPHYGMGMVALVVVGNPANIEEAKAVKQPGKAKAVFAELFGQAVAAN
- a CDS encoding NnrS family protein; this translates as MAVPRLRSYEGPAFLSYGFRPFFLLGSAYAGLSILFWLPAYSGHVETFSLFAPVDWHVHEMLFGYLAAVVTGFLLTAIPNWTGRLPVLGLPLLGLMSLWIAGRFAVFFSDLLGWQLTAIIDCAFLAAVGAAAAREIISGRNWRNLKVLVPLAVLLAANICFHVEAHLYGMSDASRRLGIGAAILLIMIIGGRIIPSFTRNWLARENPGRLPAPFGRFDMVSLAVSAGALLAWTALPDSVGSAALLAVAGALQAARLARWAGDRTVADPLVLILHLAYAFIPVGMLLIALAIVLPSTVPAAAGIHALGGGAIGAMTLAVMVRATLGHTGRALQAGRAGMFVFAAVLLGGLVRIAAAFVPDPLLIQLAGVAWAAAFLGYAVAFAAALTQPRAI
- the nirK gene encoding copper-containing nitrite reductase, translated to MLTRREALIGAAMTAAAAAAIPSLPTMANAAEVAGLPRQKVALVAPPFVHEHEQVATGGPKVVEFTMTIEEKPVVIDDEGTTLRGMTFNGSIPGPMMVVHEGDYLELTLVNPETNEMPHNIDFHAATGALGGGALTHVNPGEQVTLRFKATRSGTFVYHCAPEGMIPWHVVSGMSGTVMVLPRDGLKNERGELVRYDRIYYVGENEFYIPRDEAGSYKSYESLGESYADTLVAMRGLIPTHVVFNGKVGALTGERAMKAKVGETVLIVHSQANRDTRPHLIGGHGDYVWEEGKFANPPAKDLETWFIRGGSAGAALYTFLQPGVYAYVNHNLIEAAELGATAHFTVEGEWNDDLMKQVEAPRPIVSN
- a CDS encoding SUMF1/EgtB/PvdO family nonheme iron enzyme — translated: MPLLTYKLIGSLAGAMAVSAAALGLEDLAPTAWHRANDTVPVRTTTLAPGSFMHPQQGEFLRQGRPAPAPLVEVVIDRPLEIMTYQVSLDDYARCVDDGACDPADARGAGDAPVTGVSFLDATAYAAWYSEQTGNAWRLPTDEEWAFAAGDRFRADMEPLEEDPENPARAWLSSYQREVDLARKPDPKARPRGAFGMNEKGVADVAGNVWEWTSTCYRRSTIAADGGAVKTSIDNCGVHVVEGFHRTYMSNFIRDGKSGGCAIGLPPDNLGFRLVRG
- a CDS encoding cytochrome c3 family protein, translated to MGRIKSLLAWVWRVLTTPAATLSLAFLTLGGFVGGVLFWGAFNTALEITNTETFCISCHEMENNVYQELTRTVHFSNRSGVRASCPDCHVPHEWTDKIARKMQASKEVWGKIFGTIDTRRKFLDKRLELAKHEWARLKANDSLECRNCHSSVAMDLSKQTERAAAIHTRYLLTGEATCIDCHKGIAHELPNMEGIEPGWQVPPEFRGEQLPQTSELRDLQQLVETYR
- a CDS encoding nitrate reductase cytochrome c-type subunit; its protein translation is MKRRVLAGTFAVVAVLGVSAALAEMGSAIMGDVPYTETPAAKPLPKWVVDDVRKMRAYPDQPPVIPHSIEGYQLSVNANRCLSCHKREFTESSGAPMISVTHYLTRDGQMLADVSPRRYFCTACHVPQANAKPPIDNTFRDMSEMGVGHAGDK
- the napA gene encoding periplasmic nitrate reductase subunit alpha, producing MNKQLTRREVLKAQAAGIAAAAAGMTAPAAAQPVPGGVGALEIKWSKAPCRFCGTGCGVMVGVKEGKVVATHGDMQAEVNRGLNCVKGYFLSKIMSGSDRLTQPLLRKRNGVYDKEGEFEPVSWDEAFDVMAEKCKQVLKEKGPTAVGMFGSGQWTIFEGYAATKLMRAGFRSNNLDPNARHCMASAAYAFIRTFGIDEPMGCYDDFEHADAFVLWGSNMAEMHPILWTRVADRRLGHPHVRCAVLSTFTHRSMDIADIPIVFTPGTDLAILNYIANHIITTGRVHEDFVRNHTVFFKGQTDIGYGLRPEHPLEVAATGRAEAAKTEPSDFEAYKQFVSEYTLEKVSEISGVEAGFLEDLAELYADPAKKVMSLWTMGFNQHVRGVWANQLLYNIHLLTGKISEPGNSPFSLTGQPSACGTAREVGTFAHRLPADMMVTNPDHRKRAEEIWKVPLGLLPEKPGYHAVEQDRMLKDGKLNWYWIQVNNNLQAAPNTANETYPGYRNPDNFIVVSDAYPTLTAVNADLILPTAMWVEKEGAYGNAERRTHVWHQLVDAPGESRSDLWQLAEFSRRFTTDEVWPAEILDANPDYRGKTLFDVLFKNGNVDQFPAAEIDAEYANHEAKAFGFYLQKGLFEEYASFGRGHGHDLAPYDVYHEVRGLRWPVVDGKETLWRFREGYDPYVKPGESVRFYGNADGKAKIVALPYEPPAESPDEEYDLWLVTGRVLEHWHSGSMTMRVPELYKAFPEAVCFMNADDARDRRLNQGAEIRVISRRGEIRTRLETRGRNRMPKGVIFVPWFDASQLINKVTLDATDPISKQTDFKKCAVKIVSV